DNA from Tursiops truncatus isolate mTurTru1 chromosome 8, mTurTru1.mat.Y, whole genome shotgun sequence:
CAGCCAGGAGGGCTTCTCAGCTCCTGGAGGCCGCAGCTTGATGTTGAACTGCTGCAGGGTCTGCTCCAGCTGTTTCTGGTTCCCAGCGAAGTAGGCTGACACGGCATTGTGGAAGAGCAGCAGCTGCTTGTGCATCACCTTAATCTGGGGGGCCAGCGAGGTCAGCCGAGACTGGACTCAGACACCCTTCCTGAGGGGCTGTGAGCCTGAGCCCAGACCAGGGGCACATGGACTCTGCTCTGATCGTGCTTTTGGAGTGGGGGCTGACCTCCATCAAGGGAGCCAAAGGATAAACGCCAGTGTGATAGGAGAAACCTGACCTGATTGGCAGGGCCAGAGGTTCTGGCACCCAAGCTTGAGGGGTGGGTTTTTCCCAGTTATGTTCTTGGGATCAGCAGTCAAATCCTCAAGGGATCAGAGGGAGGGTGACGGGAAAGGCCCAGGGCTTGAGTGGGCTGGGGAAGATCCCACTCCTTAGCCAGGCCGCATTTCCCCGTCCAATAatggggaggttttttttttgggtggggggtgAGGTCAGTGTTACAGATGGGAAGGTGGGCTGGGTCAAAGGGGTGGGGTTAGCACCTTGTTTTCTTCCAGGAACTTGAGCTTGATGGCCACATCTCCCCGCAGCTTCTCATATTTGTCCCGATGGGCCTGGAAAGTGGCCTGGGCACTCTCAAGTCGACCACGCATCCCTGCATCACGGGGGCCTAGGCTCAGCTCCTCTAAGTCTGTCCGGTAGGCATCGTAttccagcctggggagggggtgataTGGGCTGGTCTCCACCCCTTTGCCCTCCACACAtactctcctttcttttctcaattCTTGTGCCCCTAAAGCTCAAACTTCCACCCATGCCAGCCAAATGCCCCAAACCCTAGGCCCTGCCAGTGCCCACACCTGGCAGCCTCATACTGTTTGACAGTCATGAGTGTGTCTTCCATGGTCTTGGTTACCAACGTGTTGATGCTAGAGACAAAGAAGTTCACAGCCCCTAGCAGCGTCTCTCCATTCTTGCACAGCAGCTTCTGCGTCTCTGCATTGTAGCCAAATTCCTCCTGAGGGCAGAAGGGAGGGACAGGCCTTGAGTAACAGTCCGGGCTGTAGGGcccttctttcccctcctctcccggGAGGAACCAGCCATTGAAAGTGGAACAACCCAGCACTGCCTCCAGCAAGGCTCTCTTAGCCAGAAAGTTAGTGGGGCTGCCCTGGGGATGCCTGGGACAGGAATGTGGGAGTGAGGGCCTCAGATGAAGTTCACAGAACTGGAGTAGGGAAAGCTAGTGCAGCAGGCAAAGGAGGGGCTCCGATTAGGCTGAGCACTGAAGGCATTCCTGTCAATGCAGAGAGGGGTACTTGTGAGGCACCTGGTGTGccgcctgccccaccccctccaacTTCTGGACCTCCGTACAAGCCCCTGCCTCCACAGGTGGGTGCTgctgtgggcagagctgggcccgCCCTGGAGGGGTTCTCCCTCTGggctgcaggagggagggaggctgaggggTGACTGCCTGGCGGGCCCGGGCCCAGTCCCCCACCCTCTCAGGCCTGGCTGAGGCACCTGAAGCTCTGGGGACTTCTGGCTGAGGTCAGCAAAGGCGTCCCCTAGTGCATGCTGGGTCTGCAGCAGGCTGTAGAGGTGGGCTGTCAGTGCCCGGCCCAGCTGCAGGACACTCTCATACTTGCGCTTCGTCTCACGCAGCAGCTCAATCTGCAGCTCTAGCTCCAGGTCCACAGTCCGGGAGCCTCGGCCAAATCGCTCTGATAACAGCTGCTTTGTACACTGATTGGGAAGTGAGGGAATAGGTCAGAGACCCTAGCACCCTGTCCTCCCAAAACGTACCTACCCCAGCATCCCCAGGCTCCTAGTCTCAGCCATAGATGGGACATTAGGATCTGGAAGATGGGGAAAAGTTACCcaggggagtttgggggaagggagaggtgcCTGAATCCCACCTTATATGTGTTGATGCCCCATTTCTTGACGATGTCAAACTTCTCTCCAGCGATGCCCCGAGCCACCTCATCTCCAGGGCCAGCAGAGTTGGTATTGTGAGATGGATGGCGGCCAGACCCTAAAGGACCAAGTTCTCTGACACCAGCCTCTCTCAGATACAATCAGACACCTCTGTGGTTCCGCCCATACTTCCCTCCCAGCACATGAAAATGACTTCCCTGAAGGAGCAGAACCTAGAGACAATTAGATTCTCCTACTCACTAGGAGGAACTCATACATTGTGCCCTGAGAGCCAAACCCAATATACATCCGGCCTCCTTCTGAAGTGGCGGTGGGGActgaagaaggagggaagagggagttgCTAGTGTACAGGGGTAGAGAAAACAGCAGGAAATAGGCTGAGTATGGGGTGACTGATCAAGGATAGTGGGTCCATCAAACAGAAAACCCGGCTGACATTCCCACGTGGATACTAGTCAGTGTGAGATTCAGAGCTGTTTGTTCCTCTAAATGTTAGAGTCTAAAGTAAAACTCTGAGAAGCCTCACAAAGTTCCAAATCAGATTCAGGCTCCAGAGCAGGCAGGGGAGGCCTGAGAAACAGAGTTCTTTGCTTGACTTAGGTGGTGACAGCGGAGAAAGGACAAGTGGGGCTAAATGACAAGTGGGAGCAGATGGACAACTCTGGGAACTGGCCTTGGGCTGAGATTCCATAGGGTTCATGCTAGCAGAGGTTCCCAGGATCTCCAGACATAATTCAAGCCTTCTTAGACATACTCTATGCTCCCTAGAACCACCACTCTCCCCCTCTCCACTCAAGCTTCCTGTCCTGTTCTGATCATTCATACCTGTGGGGATGAGTCCATCACCAGAGCCCCCATAGCCACCAGACACAATGCTGGTTTCATTGAGGTTGGGTCCTGACACCATCACCTGCTGGAGGTCCTATAGGCCAGAGAAGAGGGGGGCTTCAGGAACATAGGGGCAGCTGAAGCATTTTGGGGGTGAAAACAAGCTTGGATTGAAGCATCATAGAGAGAGCACACAAGGGAAGTCTGCACAGAATCAGAACAAAGATTTGTAAAAAGATTGAAGGGAGATTAGGTAAGTTAGGGGAAGGCTACTGGAATAGGGACGAGGGTTCAGGGTTTATGAGTTGGGATTCCTCAATTGAAACAATATGAAGAATCAAACAGAAGCACCTGCTCCAGCCCATCATCCTCAGGAAGCTGCCCAGCTTCACCATTCCCGTGGATGGGGATCTCCATTGTGGCTGCCTTCCCTAGGATCCCGTCCGTCATGGCTAGCGAAGGGACTGGAGTCAAAGTCTCTACCCCAGCGCCCTGCAAAGCCCAACACAGACAGTTCTGGAAACTGGCCAGGACTCCAAAGAGGAAGATCTCCCCTGCCATTTCGGAGGTTGTCCCAGGGCCTCAGTGTTCTGGGGTTTGGCCACTACTCTTCCCTGAAGTATATGTGTTTCTCCCCTCCAAGGTGCATATTGGTAACACGCACACCCAGGCCTCAGGTGTGCCTGACCTGAGGTCATGTTCTCATGAACCCCCCTATCCTACCAGGACTCCGGTGatcattcatgcattcactcactcaacagacatttaatgagtgcctactatgtgtcatgCACTATTGGAGGCAATAGAgaaacagcagtgaacaagagagATAAAGTCTGTGCTCTCAAGAAGCATATGCCCATGCAGGTGTTTCTCCCCATCAGGAGATGAACCCCTTTCCCAGGGCTCAGGTGTGTACCCCCATTCAGGTATGTTCTCCACTGCTCGGCCTCTCACACTCCTttagtgtttcttcctctttcctgcaGGGGGTCTCCCCTTCCTCTACCATGCACCTCCTCTTCCTCGGGCCCTCCCCCTTCAGGCCTTTGTTGAATCACTTGGTATAAGTTCACGATCTCTGGGAAAAGCCTCTTTTTCCCAGTACATAGGTAGGTGATCCCTTCCAAAGTCAGTTATGTCTCCCCAGGTGTGTGAGTCTCCGCCCTCCCCCCATACACCTGGGCATCAGGTGTGTCCTCATCCTTCCCCAGGGTTCAGAGGCATCTTGCCCTCACGTCAGGTTCGTGCATTCAACTTGCCCTCGCGCATGCACGTCCCTCTCACCTCGGGCCGGGCGGCTCTTCCCCTCAGGGCGCCAGGCCCGGGCCGCGCGGGGACCTCGGGCTCCAGTTCCTGTCGCGATCCTAGCAGCAGGTCAGGGACTCGGCGGAAGTGACGTCCTCTCACGGGCAGAAGAAGCCGGCCACGTCGCAGATTATGAGGGCGGAAGTGACGTTAGCATCTGGGGGCAGGGCTATCCTGGAGCCAACCTCTCTGTCCCTGGGGAGTCACGAGAGGTCACTTCCGGGGCGTTACCAAGAAGCTGTGAAGGAAGTGGCGTAGGGCACGCGCCGGTGGCGTGatggagcagcagcagcagcaacagcagcagcagctcagAAACGTGAGTGGGAGCTTTGGGGCCACGCGTTCAGCTAGCATCCCTGTCTGCATGGCGGGAACCCCAAGGAACCAGGCATCAGAGGGCTGGGAACGTCGGGCCATGGGGTGCGGTCCTGGGAAAGCTCGGGCGGCGCGGCCTTGAATTGAGATGTGGCTCCTCTTCGCTGAGTTCCTTGTCCCCCTTCTTCCCAGCTGCGGGACTTCCTGTTGGTCTACAATCGGATGACGGAACTCTGCTTCCAGCGCTGCGTGCCCAGCCTGCACCACCGAGCTCTGGATGCTGAGGAGGTTAGGTGGGGGAGCCGAGTAGGGAGATTACCCTCGATCCTCAGAGTTAACCGTAGACTGCTTCCCTCTTCCGCCACTTCCCCTACCTCTGGCACTGGCCTTTCTGCGACCCTAGCCCCTAGGctggggatgggaaggaaggagacgGACCTGACGAGACACCTTTGGCTTCTACTTCCACCCTGTCTTCCTTCCAGGAGGCCTGTCTGCACAGCTGTGCTGGGAAGCTGATCCATTCCAACCACCGCCTCATGGCCGCTTACGTGCAGCTCATGCCTGCCCTGGTACAGCGCCGCATCGCAGACTACGAGGCTGCCTCATCTGTGCCAGGTGTTGCTGCCGAACAGCCCGAAACCTCGCCATCAGGGAGCTAGCCGTCCCCAACCCCGGGAAGGGAGGCACTGGATGGACCCTCATATTTAAGGAGCCAGTGGACCTTGGGCTGGGTGCGACCTGTATATAGAAAGTGAGGAGTTGCCTGAGAGCTGGGTACTGTTGCTCCTTTTCCTGGAGCTAATAAACCCACTTTTACTTTGTTTGGTTTATATTCTGGGCAAGGAAGCTTTGCCCACTTGATTGACACCATCTTTATTATTCTGTCAGGATGCTTCAGCCCTGGCAGCAGAGAAATTGCCTTCAATGTGTAGAAGGAAAACGTCAGCATTCCCAGGCACCTGGTTAAAGCGACATCTGTGGGTACAATTTTAAGACTGGTAATAGCGACAAGAAGTTGGTTTCTGCCCAGATGACAGAAAATGGGAACTCTGTCTAGCTGTCCTTAAATCTGTCTGACTTAAATGGCTCACTTAGAGATATCTAAGGACAGCAGATTAAGAATCCACAGGGCTTTTAGGCGCTACCTCCTGGGAAGTCAGTAGCCTCAGACAGAGATGAAACCTGTAAGAATTCTGGGGTGTTCTGGAACGTCAACCACTTCCTCAAGTTGTTACTTACttaatattttctgtcttcttaggatGAGCAGTAAAATCTTTAAACAAAGAAGATCTGTGTGCTTGTCTTCAGGAGCAGTCAGAAAGGGGAAAACTTGTGGAACCATATTCTGCAATACAGTCAGACTCGAGGGATAAAAACCTAAGGGAGAAGTAGATGGTGATGgttatgggaaaaaaaggaagaaagccaaATCTTCAGGACTTCTTGAATGTTACCTTAATGTCTCACTGCTTGTCTGTAATCTCCTGATTCCATCTCTTCCTCTACCCCAGATTGTTCCCACTGTGCCTGTTCTGTGATTTCTAATTCCAGCCTGTCTGTTCTTTCCTCATTATTTCCCTCCGTGTGGAATTTACTTCTGTATTCAGCAATCTGAGTGGCCTATACATCACTGAATTTTCTTGCCATTTTTGTGTCCTTTTTGTATCAGCTGTTTTAACATTTCTGTTCCTCCATTCACACtgctagagaaaaataaagctgtgtAGTGAGTGCCACTAAATATTCAAGATCTCCAACCTCAACCAAGCCCTCGTTACAAACAAGCAACCCTTTGTGAGTTCCTGGTCTGTTTGCTCTCCTAATCACTACAGCAGTTATTTTACACCTTCATTGCTCTCCTTAATCCCCTGCCTCATCCTTGACTATTCCCCATCAGGTGAccatgtttgatttttaaaatggaagtagaACTTCTTAGACATTGGCTCctacaatcattaaaaaaaaaaaaaacgaaataaaagaaaacttacaaCCATCCACAAAGCAGATGTTTCCTCTCCTGTACAGATCAGGGCATTGAAATTCTCTGGTAGCAGACCCTGTCTGAAAATGCAGACCTgtctttaaaatcttttactaCACCAGGCTGCCTTTCAAAATATCTGTTGAGCACCCGCTTTGTATAGGTTCTGGTCTTGGTATTATccccacttaacagatgaggagGCAAGAATTCAGTATGTACCAGAAGCCCACCTTATACGCAGTTACCTATTGAGAAAAGTGGCTCTAATCAGCTTTTTGCCTCATTAGCTGAACAAATCTTGAACAGAAAGATCTGCTAAGACCCTTCCTTAATAAAAAAAGTTGTTGATCAGGAACTTTCCTACTGAGTGGCTTCATGTCTGCCCAATAAAGTTCTCTCCTTGAAAAGTGTAAATGCAGGTAAAGCAGCTTGTGAACTTTGCAATTCCCAGAGACAGGATTGGGGACCTGGGATATTCTGATAGTGGGAGGATTCTTCTCCATCGATATTTATGTATATCCCTGCAATAAACTTCCACTGTGAATTATCTATGTTTCCATGTCATGTAATTAGTAATTGCTGGAGAAGGGCTAGGAACACAGatctgtctgactctaaagcctATGTCCTTTGAACTTCCAGAGCTTATATTTGCCTGCTCATCTGCAGTCAACTTTTCCCTAGGCATGGAAAGACAACTGTCCCTCAGTCTGATCCACCAAGactttttaatctcttctttcctttctgtttataaATAGGTTCAATACTTAACGAAAAGTACCTTCTTCCTACTATCCGTCTTCCTTTGTCACTGAAATCTCCTTGAGGTCTTACCATGACGTCTTAGCCATTGGTATAATGAGCAATGTGATGTTTCAAGCACAACACGAGGATAAATGTTGACAAAGCTTTATCCCTTTATCACAAACACATATGTGAGACAGGGTTGTTCTTGCTATTGTGGCTTCAGAACTTTAACTGCCTACTCCTTTGCAAAGTCTAATTCCTTTGAGCCTATTCAACTGTATCACCTCTCTTATTACTTATCTGTAGTAACTGCCACTCTCCTACTTTCCTCTGCAGAGCTAGCCGTTGGTCTTCCTCTTGATACTTTAATGTTACACAAGACAGTCCGTTCAGTGTTTTTTGTCTCTTAGTTCCTTGACCCAATCTCTAATGATTTCTACTCTGTCTCGGCTACTCTTACTTACATCCTTTCCATTGTCCACCACCCCAAACTGTTCCATCTTCAAAACACTATTACTTGCATCTTATTCACTGACTGTATTCCTTCCTCTTTGTTTATTGGACTATTcctctaccattttttttttttttaaatttcaatgcgTTCAGACCATTGCTTCTACATTCTCTCCATTAACACCTTCCTGTCTTTAGGTTCCTGTCGAGCTTAAATTCTAGTCATTCTTGGGACTTcgctggtcgtccagtggttgaggctccgcacttccactgcagggggcctgggttcgatccctggtctaggaactCAGCTCCCGAACACTATGGGGCGTGGTCAAAAACAAAGTCCTTATGAAATTCTAGTAATTCTTTTGGAATAGGCTAAATTTCCTTCCCTCTCATTTCTTTGTTGGGCCTGGGTAAAATGAAACATTTGTGCCTGCATTTGGACATCTAAAAACTGCCCAAGGTAATGACTATAGAGCAGATTTATATCGCTATGAATCCATGGTTATCAACTTCAAATGGAGTCTGAGGCCCTGTAATCCCACTAGATTTTTCTAGTCGTCTTTCTTGTTCCCTGCAATGACTATTTCAAatcaatattcctttttttatataaatttatttattttttggctgcattgggtctttgctgcgcatgggctttctttagttgcggtgagtgggagctactgaTCATTGcggtgcggtgcgcgggcttctcattgcggtggcttctcttgttgcggagcgcaggctctaggcacgtgggctcagtagttgtggctcatgggctctaaagcgcaggctcagtagttgtggttcacgggcttagttgctccacggatcttcccggaccagggctcgaacccatgtcccctgcattggcaggcagattcttaaccactgtgccactagggaagccccaaaccaaTATTCTTAAGCCTCTTATTATCCCCATGATTCTCTTCACTTTCCGCAGGTAACCTTATTTTAACTTCATAGGCAAAAGTAAAAGCTATCAGTTAGGAACTTCCGCAACATCTTGCAACTCAAAACTTGGTCACCCATCTACATCTGCAtcattctctcctctttccctcctgtCTAAACAGGACAAATATCGCTCATGGCCAGTGCCTGTTCCTGTGCACTGAATCCTAGTCCTTCCTTCTTTGGAGATCTCTGACTTTTTCCCACTTTACTAAATTCTCATCAGTGTTTAAGCATGCCGAAGACTCCCGTTACAGCAAACAAACCACTCTACCTCACAGGTACCGTccagttattttccattttacgGCTAAACTCAAAACAGTGGATACTTTGGTCTTCTCCATTCCCACTTCTCCCCCCACCCTATTTTGACTTTTGTAACCTTTATTCTATTGAAATAGTTCTTCCTGAGGTCACCCTAGCTCACCAAGTGGCCTTCATATCCCTGAATCCAGTGGTTATTTCCTCAGCTTACTTCACTTCTTAGTGGCATCTGGTACTATCGACTTGTTCCTCATGGACACTCTCACTGGTGTCTGTGATTCCACTTGTGTTTTCACTACTACCTCTGGCCACAGCTTCTTAGCCTCCTTTGCGGGCTTACCCACCTCCAGCCATTAAATCTAAAAGTTTCTCAAGGTCCTGTTATTTCTCAGTGTAATTTTTCTGGGATTGTTTCATCCCCATTTTGAGCGTTAGTCACTGATAATTCAGAAGTGAAGTTATCATCAGAGAGTAAAGccaaagaaaatggaagatgaGAAAGTACAGCAGAAGGTTTGAAATAGTCATTGCACAGAATGAGAGAGTGAACTGACAAAAGGAACATAATTAGATTATTAGGTAGTGTTGAAGGCTCAGTAGAGGTTACTGAACAGAATTCCCTTTTGGCTTTGTCTGtctggaaaactttttttaattgaagtataattgatatacatagttatattagtttcaggtgtgcaacatagtgatttgacatttatatacctTATGAGATGACCGCCACAGTAAGTCTAGTCACCATCTGtcaccatttaaagttattacaatattattgactgtattccctcctctgtgtattacatccccataatttattttataactggaaaaaactattattttaagGCCTAAAACTTTAAGGCCTACCTGTAactcttccttgccttttccaggaaGGATTCTTATTTGTGCCCTCATTGAACCCTTTTATGTCTCGTTCACCATTACGTCCACAGCACTTGGTAGAGTgccataaacaacaacaaaagcacgCAGCTCACACAGGTCAGTTATATCATGTGTGTACTATCTACCAGGCTCTagtctaagcattttatatacattaactcagttaattctcacaacaaccctataaagtaggtactactgttatcttcattttacacaaaaaaataaaattgcagtaaAATATCCCATGACTAGCAAGTGGTGGAGTCAGGTTTTCAATCCAGTCAGTGTGACTTCCAGAGTCTGTCCTGTTTCTCACTAATGACGATTGATTGCTATACATTTATGCCtttgttccacaaatattttgtGATCACCTACTCATGGTGCCTAGTACTAGGGGCTGGGGGTACAGCAGAGAGCAGTCAGAAACCGCCACCGTGGAGCTTATGCTTCTAGTCAGGGGAAACAGACAATAAGCAGTTAAGTAAGTATTGATATGAGATGGTAATAAGTGCTATGGGGAAAATCAATGCAGGGTAAGAAGGATAAGGAAGCTGGGGACAGTGTTGCTATTTTAGGCTAGGTTGTCAAAGAAGAACTCACTAATGAGGTCTCCTTAAGCAGAAACTTGAAATGAGGGAGGAAGCCTCGTGGACATCTGGAAAAAGAGTGTTCACTGTGGCATCAGCCTCTACTTGCCCATAGCATCCATCGTCCCCTTCTTCCTTTACTAATAGAACCCCTGACTTTAACCTGGGCAGATGGTGGCTGAAAATAAAGATCAGATT
Protein-coding regions in this window:
- the ARFIP2 gene encoding arfaptin-2 isoform X2, with product MVSGPNLNETSIVSGGYGGSGDGLIPTGSGRHPSHNTNSAGPGDEVARGIAGEKFDIVKKWGINTYKCTKQLLSERFGRGSRTVDLELELQIELLRETKRKYESVLQLGRALTAHLYSLLQTQHALGDAFADLSQKSPELQEEFGYNAETQKLLCKNGETLLGAVNFFVSSINTLVTKTMEDTLMTVKQYEAARLEYDAYRTDLEELSLGPRDAGMRGRLESAQATFQAHRDKYEKLRGDVAIKLKFLEENKIKVMHKQLLLFHNAVSAYFAGNQKQLEQTLQQFNIKLRPPGAEKPSWLEEQ
- the ARFIP2 gene encoding arfaptin-2 isoform X1 yields the protein MTDGILGKAATMEIPIHGNGEAGQLPEDDGLEQDLQQVMVSGPNLNETSIVSGGYGGSGDGLIPTGSGRHPSHNTNSAGPGDEVARGIAGEKFDIVKKWGINTYKCTKQLLSERFGRGSRTVDLELELQIELLRETKRKYESVLQLGRALTAHLYSLLQTQHALGDAFADLSQKSPELQEEFGYNAETQKLLCKNGETLLGAVNFFVSSINTLVTKTMEDTLMTVKQYEAARLEYDAYRTDLEELSLGPRDAGMRGRLESAQATFQAHRDKYEKLRGDVAIKLKFLEENKIKVMHKQLLLFHNAVSAYFAGNQKQLEQTLQQFNIKLRPPGAEKPSWLEEQ
- the ARFIP2 gene encoding arfaptin-2 isoform X3 — protein: MTDGILGKAATMEIPIHGNGEAGQLPEDDGLEQDLQQVMVSGPNLNETSIVSGGYGGSGDGLIPTGSGRHPSHNTNSAGPGDEVARGIAGEKFDIVKKWGINTYKCTKQLLSERFGRGSRTVDLELELQIELLRETKRKYESVLQLGRALTAHLYSLLQTQHALGDAFADLSQKSPELQEEFGYNAETQKLLCKNGETLLGAVNFFVSSINTLVTKTMEDTLMTVKQYEAARLEYDAYRTDLEELSLGPRDAGMRGRLESAQATFQAHRDKYEKLRGDVAIKLKFLEENKVSAPTPKARSEQSPCAPGLGSGSQPLRKGV
- the TIMM10B gene encoding mitochondrial import inner membrane translocase subunit Tim10 B isoform X3 yields the protein MEQQQQQQQQQLRNLRDFLLVYNRMTELCFQRCVPSLHHRALDAEEEACLHSCAGKLIHSNHRLMAAYVQLMPALVQRRIADYEAASSVPGCFSPGSREIAFNV
- the TIMM10B gene encoding mitochondrial import inner membrane translocase subunit Tim10 B isoform X1; amino-acid sequence: MEQQQQQQQQQLRNLRDFLLVYNRMTELCFQRCVPSLHHRALDAEEEACLHSCAGKLIHSNHRLMAAYVQLMPALVQRRIADYEAASSVPGRILICALIEPFYVSFTITSTALGRVP
- the TIMM10B gene encoding mitochondrial import inner membrane translocase subunit Tim10 B isoform X4; translation: MEQQQQQQQQQLRNLRDFLLVYNRMTELCFQRCVPSLHHRALDAEEEACLHSCAGKLIHSNHRLMAAYVQLMPALVQRRIADYEAASSVPG
- the TIMM10B gene encoding mitochondrial import inner membrane translocase subunit Tim10 B isoform X2 produces the protein MEQQQQQQQQQLRNLRDFLLVYNRMTELCFQRCVPSLHHRALDAEEEACLHSCAGKLIHSNHRLMAAYVQLMPALVQRRIADYEAASSVPGVAAEQPETSPSGS